The following are encoded together in the Xanthobacter autotrophicus Py2 genome:
- a CDS encoding conserved hypothetical protein (KEGG: bbt:BBta_3846 hypothetical protein), with the protein MERDDIMGEDLLAFDVAVDGSRIRMSFSRPDGSATALNLPSDCLNAMVMTLPKMMTEVLRARHKDDSLRLVYPAHMVRIEQASDPQTLILTLATPDGFEVSFALAGPQLKSLVAAEAALPRAQEAQAGKAARFN; encoded by the coding sequence ATGGAGCGGGACGACATCATGGGCGAGGATCTCCTCGCTTTCGACGTGGCGGTGGACGGCAGCCGCATCCGCATGAGCTTCAGCCGGCCGGACGGGTCGGCGACGGCCCTCAACCTGCCGTCCGACTGCCTCAACGCCATGGTGATGACCCTGCCCAAGATGATGACCGAGGTGCTGCGCGCCCGGCACAAGGACGACAGCCTGCGCCTCGTCTATCCCGCCCACATGGTGCGCATCGAACAGGCATCCGACCCTCAGACCCTGATCCTCACCCTGGCGACGCCCGACGGTTTCGAGGTGTCCTTCGCCCTCGCCGGGCCGCAGCTGAAATCGCTGGTGGCGGCCGAGGCGGCCCTGCCCCGCGCGCAGGAGGCGCAGGCGGGCAAGGCCGCACGGTTCAACTGA
- a CDS encoding DNA-directed DNA polymerase (PFAM: UMUC domain protein DNA-repair protein~KEGG: mes:Meso_1344 UMUC-like DNA-repair protein), translating into MTAPGFCRDCLCDAPQTGGLAGDRCPACGSPRLLRHRELDTLSVAHVDCDAFFAAVEKRDDPSLADVPLIIGGGKRGVVSTACYIARIKGVRSAMPMFKALALCPEAVVLKPNMEKYRTVGRQVRAMMQQLTPLVEPLSIDEAFLDLSGTQALHGASPARTLARFAQAVEREVGITVSVGLAANKFLAKIASDLDKPRGFSVLGQTEAAGFLAPRPATFIWGVGAAFGGKLAKDGFHTIADLQRAAPADLARRYGAEGLRLSRLAFGVDTRAVEPEREAKSVSAETTFERDMGALRPLEQTLYALSEEVSDRLKHAGIAGRAVTLKLKSADFRLRTRSRTLEAPTCLAARINNAARELLAKEVDGTLFRLIGVGVSDLCPIADADPADLVDTSTERLKAAENAMDELRARFGRGALTRGILLDATTDRRRRK; encoded by the coding sequence ATGACCGCCCCCGGCTTTTGCCGCGATTGCCTGTGCGATGCGCCCCAGACAGGTGGCCTTGCCGGCGACCGCTGCCCGGCCTGCGGCAGCCCTCGCCTGCTGCGGCATCGGGAGCTGGACACCCTCAGCGTCGCTCATGTGGATTGCGACGCCTTCTTCGCCGCCGTGGAAAAGCGCGACGACCCGAGCCTTGCCGACGTGCCACTCATCATCGGCGGCGGCAAGCGCGGGGTGGTCTCCACCGCCTGCTACATCGCGCGCATCAAGGGCGTGCGCTCGGCCATGCCCATGTTCAAGGCGCTGGCGCTCTGCCCCGAGGCGGTGGTGCTGAAGCCGAACATGGAGAAATACCGCACGGTGGGACGGCAGGTGCGGGCCATGATGCAGCAGCTCACCCCGCTGGTGGAGCCGCTCTCCATCGACGAGGCCTTCCTCGACCTTTCGGGCACGCAGGCGCTGCATGGCGCCAGCCCCGCCCGCACGCTGGCGCGATTCGCGCAGGCGGTGGAGCGGGAGGTGGGCATCACCGTCTCGGTGGGGCTCGCGGCCAACAAGTTCCTCGCCAAGATCGCCTCCGACCTCGACAAGCCGCGCGGCTTCTCGGTGCTGGGGCAGACGGAGGCGGCGGGCTTCCTCGCGCCGCGCCCCGCCACCTTCATCTGGGGCGTGGGGGCGGCGTTCGGCGGCAAGCTGGCGAAGGACGGCTTCCACACCATCGCCGACCTCCAGCGCGCCGCCCCCGCCGACCTTGCCCGGCGCTATGGCGCGGAAGGGCTGCGCCTGTCGCGCCTCGCCTTCGGCGTCGATACCCGCGCGGTGGAGCCGGAGCGGGAGGCCAAAAGCGTTTCGGCGGAAACCACCTTCGAGCGCGACATGGGCGCCCTGCGCCCGCTGGAGCAGACCCTCTACGCCCTCTCCGAAGAGGTCAGCGACCGCCTCAAGCATGCCGGCATCGCCGGCCGCGCGGTCACCTTGAAGCTGAAGAGTGCCGACTTCCGCTTGCGCACCCGCTCGCGCACCCTGGAGGCCCCCACCTGCCTTGCCGCCCGCATCAACAACGCGGCGCGGGAGCTGCTGGCGAAGGAGGTGGACGGCACGCTGTTCCGCCTCATCGGCGTGGGGGTCTCGGACCTCTGCCCCATCGCCGACGCCGACCCGGCGGATCTCGTGGACACCTCCACCGAGCGCCTGAAGGCGGCGGAAAACGCCATGGACGAGCTGCGCGCCCGATTCGGCCGCGGCGCCCTCACCCGCGGCATCCTGCTGGACGCCACCACGGACCGGCGCAGACGGAAATAG
- a CDS encoding conserved hypothetical protein (KEGG: rpd:RPD_3040 hypothetical protein) — MPIQDKPRGLKAQRDAAQEVATSALAFIAADGERLVRFLAETGLSPATLREAAGRRSFGAGVLAFLISDEAMLVAFAAEKGLDPRHVVGALEILAPQADPDATVRRPM, encoded by the coding sequence ATGCCCATTCAGGACAAACCAAGAGGCCTCAAGGCGCAGCGCGATGCGGCGCAGGAGGTGGCGACCTCCGCCCTCGCCTTCATCGCCGCCGACGGCGAGCGGCTGGTGCGATTCCTCGCCGAAACCGGCCTCTCCCCGGCGACCCTGCGCGAGGCCGCCGGCCGGCGCAGCTTCGGCGCGGGCGTGCTGGCCTTCCTCATTTCGGACGAGGCCATGCTGGTGGCGTTCGCCGCCGAGAAGGGGCTCGATCCCCGGCACGTGGTGGGCGCGCTGGAAATCCTCGCCCCGCAGGCGGACCCCGATGCCACGGTGCGCCGGCCCATGTAG
- a CDS encoding response regulator receiver protein (PFAM: response regulator receiver~KEGG: nha:Nham_2443 response regulator receiver domain protein (CheY-like)), translating to MGMAKTVMIVEDNELNMKLFHDLLEAHGYRTVETRSGVEAVELARAHRPDLIIMDIQLPEISGLDVTRKLKADPELKAIPVVAVTAFAMKGDEERIRAGGCEAYLSKPISVAKFLQTVRQFAGG from the coding sequence ATGGGGATGGCCAAGACGGTAATGATCGTGGAGGACAACGAGCTGAACATGAAGCTCTTCCACGATCTGCTCGAAGCCCACGGCTACCGGACGGTGGAGACGCGCTCGGGGGTGGAGGCCGTGGAGCTGGCCCGCGCCCACCGGCCTGACCTCATCATCATGGACATCCAGCTGCCGGAGATTTCCGGCCTCGATGTGACCCGCAAGCTGAAGGCCGACCCGGAGCTGAAAGCGATTCCCGTGGTGGCGGTGACCGCCTTCGCCATGAAGGGCGACGAGGAGCGCATCCGCGCAGGCGGCTGCGAGGCCTATCTCTCCAAGCCCATCTCGGTGGCGAAATTCCTCCAGACCGTGCGCCAGTTCGCCGGCGGCTGA
- a CDS encoding ribosomal protein L33 (PFAM: ribosomal protein L33~KEGG: bhe:BH08140 50S ribosomal protein L33) gives MAKAATIKIKLLSSADTGVFYVTKKNSRTKTDKIVLKKYDPVVRKHVEFRETKIK, from the coding sequence ATGGCCAAGGCTGCAACCATCAAGATCAAGCTCCTGTCCAGCGCGGACACGGGCGTGTTCTATGTGACCAAGAAGAACTCCCGCACCAAGACCGACAAGATCGTGCTCAAGAAGTACGACCCGGTGGTGCGCAAGCACGTGGAATTCCGCGAGACCAAGATCAAGTGA
- a CDS encoding major facilitator superfamily MFS_1 (PFAM: major facilitator superfamily MFS_1~KEGG: mlo:mlr0845 multidrug-efflux transporter lile protein), whose protein sequence is MHAPDRPLGHMSRTASIAAAISAITVVGVGISLSIPLLALELEVRGISSTWIGVNTAVAGVATIITAPFVPMLVRKVGLRALLVGAIALAAASLAGFKAAPAFLMWFPLRFTFGAALCILFAVSEFWINALAPPNRRGLIMGVYATALSLGAALGPAILSVLGASGWAPYLAGAAVLCLGAIPILLARGITPRIHSDDHHGVLTFVRRSPSAVLAALVFGAIETAVMTFLPLYGLRLGLSETSASLLLTAAVLGNVAFQIPIGLVSDKVDRRILLLVCSLVGAAGAFTLPFVGVSSPLFLAMIFLATGIVGSLYTVGLAHLGERYHGADLAAANAAFVMLYSVGLIVGPPVAGLGMRLYNPYGFAFVICGMLAMYAAVVASRLALRAR, encoded by the coding sequence ATGCACGCACCTGACAGGCCGCTGGGCCATATGAGCCGCACGGCCTCCATCGCTGCCGCCATTTCCGCCATCACCGTCGTTGGCGTCGGTATCAGCCTCTCCATTCCTCTGCTGGCGCTGGAACTGGAGGTGCGCGGCATCTCCAGCACCTGGATCGGCGTGAACACGGCGGTGGCCGGGGTCGCGACCATCATCACCGCCCCGTTCGTGCCCATGCTGGTACGCAAGGTGGGGCTGCGGGCGCTGCTGGTGGGCGCCATCGCGCTGGCGGCCGCCAGCCTCGCGGGCTTCAAGGCGGCGCCGGCCTTCCTCATGTGGTTTCCGCTGCGCTTCACCTTCGGCGCGGCCCTGTGCATCCTGTTCGCGGTGAGCGAGTTCTGGATCAACGCTCTGGCGCCGCCGAACCGGCGCGGGCTGATCATGGGCGTCTATGCCACCGCCCTGTCGCTGGGGGCGGCGCTGGGTCCGGCCATCCTGAGCGTGCTCGGCGCCTCGGGCTGGGCGCCCTACCTCGCCGGCGCCGCCGTGCTGTGCCTGGGCGCCATTCCCATCCTGCTGGCACGGGGAATCACCCCCCGCATCCACAGCGACGACCACCACGGCGTGCTCACCTTCGTGCGCCGCTCGCCCTCGGCGGTGCTGGCCGCGCTGGTGTTCGGCGCCATCGAGACGGCGGTGATGACCTTCCTGCCGCTCTACGGCCTGCGCCTCGGCCTTTCCGAGACCAGTGCCTCGCTGCTCTTGACGGCGGCGGTGCTGGGCAACGTGGCCTTCCAGATCCCCATCGGCCTCGTCAGCGACAAGGTGGACCGGCGCATCCTGCTGCTGGTCTGCTCGCTGGTGGGCGCGGCGGGGGCGTTCACCCTGCCGTTCGTGGGGGTCTCAAGCCCGCTGTTCCTGGCCATGATCTTCCTTGCCACCGGCATCGTGGGCTCGCTCTACACGGTGGGCCTGGCGCATCTCGGGGAGCGCTACCATGGCGCGGACCTCGCGGCGGCCAATGCGGCCTTCGTGATGCTGTATTCGGTGGGCCTCATCGTCGGCCCGCCGGTGGCGGGGCTGGGCATGCGGCTCTACAACCCCTACGGCTTCGCCTTCGTCATCTGCGGCATGCTCGCCATGTATGCCGCCGTGGTCGCGAGCCGCCTCGCCCTGCGCGCGCGCTGA
- a CDS encoding NUDIX hydrolase (PFAM: NUDIX hydrolase~KEGG: rpb:RPB_2416 NUDIX hydrolase): MTDFATRLTQAERRQDWPNVRPRDAATLILIDHKGKKPRVLMGRRHPKLKFMPGVFVFPGGRLEKADRTMPVYGVLDADSERRLMTKVQRPTLSRARGLAAAAIREMYEETGLLVGTKELGAPEAPSDDWRVFEERGVFPDLGALTYVARAITPPRRPKRFDTRFFAADARAVCDEVAGLVGEESELVELAWLTFAETAAQELPTVTRVVLEELAQRIEAGSSPRLPVPFYAMHRGQFVRTLLD, from the coding sequence ATGACCGACTTCGCCACGAGGCTGACACAGGCCGAGCGCCGCCAGGACTGGCCCAACGTCCGCCCGCGCGACGCCGCCACCCTCATCCTCATCGACCACAAGGGCAAGAAGCCCCGCGTGCTCATGGGCCGGCGCCATCCCAAGCTGAAATTCATGCCCGGCGTCTTCGTCTTTCCCGGCGGACGGCTGGAGAAGGCCGACCGGACCATGCCGGTCTATGGCGTGCTCGACGCCGACAGCGAGCGGCGCCTGATGACGAAGGTGCAGCGCCCTACCCTCTCCCGCGCCCGGGGCCTTGCCGCCGCCGCCATCCGCGAGATGTACGAGGAGACCGGCCTTCTGGTGGGCACCAAGGAGCTCGGCGCCCCTGAGGCCCCCTCCGACGACTGGCGGGTGTTCGAGGAGCGCGGGGTGTTTCCCGATCTCGGCGCCCTCACCTATGTGGCGCGCGCCATCACCCCGCCGCGCCGGCCCAAGCGCTTCGACACCCGCTTCTTCGCCGCCGACGCCCGCGCCGTGTGCGACGAGGTGGCCGGCCTCGTGGGCGAGGAGTCGGAGCTGGTGGAACTCGCCTGGCTCACCTTCGCGGAAACCGCCGCGCAGGAGCTGCCCACCGTCACCCGCGTGGTGCTGGAGGAACTGGCCCAGCGCATCGAAGCTGGATCGAGCCCGCGCCTGCCGGTGCCCTTCTACGCCATGCACCGTGGACAGTTTGTCCGCACCCTGCTTGATTGA